Proteins encoded within one genomic window of Rhododendron vialii isolate Sample 1 chromosome 1a, ASM3025357v1:
- the LOC131322426 gene encoding uncharacterized protein LOC131322426, which yields MEDMASLWSYQEGMDELKQRLVYTNLELESANENMKQLLQHLKQAWQERDEARDQLQKLLTKLTPSTPPAEFLTAPPQFQPTKANSSITESNSLSDTYGSSPVDSLFDPVSSPELLSNIPNKPFVPEMPNFDQGCLVVDNFVKGKVLPEKGKLLQAVLEAGPLLQTLLVAGPLPRWRNPPPFQAFHIPPVSVNGCGSELVVNHKPVGNLSYVPRSVNSPPFGEIPSQMLTTTSMLNFASGGYVPPGKRQRFL from the exons atggagGATATGGCCTCTTTATGGAGTTATCAAGAG GGCATGGATGAACTGAAGCAGAGGCTTGTGTATACCAACCTGGAACTGGAATCAGCAAATGAGAACATGAAGCAACTGCTTCAACACCTCAAACAAGCTTGGCAAGAAAGAGATGAAGCAAGAGACCAACTCCAAAAACTACTTACCAAACTGACTCCTTCCACTCCACCAGCTGAATTCCTCACTGCCCCACCCCAATTCCAACCCACCAAAGCTAACTCAAGCATAACTGAATCAAACAGCTTATCCGATACGTACGGATCGTCCCCGGTTGATTCCCTATTTGATCCTGTCTCATCCCCAGAGCTACTCTCCAACATACCCAACAAGCCATTTGTTCCAGAAATGCCTAATTTCGATCAAGGTTGTTTGGTGGTTGACAATTTCGTGAAGGGAAAAGTTCTACCTGAGAAAGGGAAACTGTTGCAGGCTGTGCTCGAGGCAGGGCCACTGCTTCAAACTCTTCTTGTGGCAGGGCCGCTTCCACGGTGGCGGAATCCTCCCCCTTTTCAAGCATTTCACATCCCACCTGTTTCAGTCAATGGGTGTGGCTCAGAATTGGTAGTCAATCACAAGCCAGTTGGAAATCTAAGCTATGTGCCTAGATCGGTGAATTCTCCACCATTTGGTGAGATTCCTTCTCAAATGTTGACGACAACATCTATGTTGAACTTTGCTAGTGGTGGTTATGTTCCGCCCGGCAAGCGACAAAGATTCCTGTGA